The following are encoded in a window of bacterium SCSIO 12643 genomic DNA:
- the cysD gene encoding sulfate adenylyltransferase subunit CysD, protein MKEVLRENALESEAIHILREVIAQFEKPVLLFSGGKDSITLVRLAQKAFYPAKIPFPLMHIDTGHNFPETIEFRDRLVEELGVELIVRHVQDNIDSGKVKEESGKYASRNMLQTETLLDAIEEFGFDACIGGARRDEEKARAKERVFSVRDDFGQWDEKNQRPEVFDMLNGRIDLGQNVRVFPISNWTELDVWSYIEKENIEIPSIYFAHKRSIFWRDGLIWSAEDDVVYREEDETVEEQVVRFRTVGDMSCTAAVLSEAYTITDVVSEIRSSRISERGARIDDKRSEAAMEKRKKQGYF, encoded by the coding sequence ATGAAGGAAGTTTTAAGAGAGAATGCTTTAGAAAGTGAAGCAATTCATATACTTAGAGAAGTTATAGCGCAGTTTGAAAAACCAGTGTTATTATTCTCAGGTGGTAAGGACTCAATTACTCTCGTAAGATTGGCGCAAAAAGCGTTTTATCCAGCGAAGATACCATTTCCATTAATGCATATCGATACGGGGCATAATTTCCCGGAAACTATTGAATTTAGAGATCGATTGGTTGAAGAGTTGGGTGTTGAACTAATTGTAAGACATGTTCAGGACAATATTGATTCAGGAAAGGTAAAAGAAGAGTCAGGGAAATATGCAAGTAGAAATATGCTGCAAACGGAGACTTTATTAGATGCCATTGAAGAATTTGGATTTGATGCATGTATTGGAGGAGCCAGAAGAGATGAAGAAAAAGCAAGAGCCAAAGAGCGTGTGTTTTCTGTAAGAGATGATTTTGGTCAGTGGGATGAAAAGAATCAAAGACCGGAGGTATTCGATATGCTTAATGGTAGAATTGATTTAGGGCAAAATGTTCGTGTATTTCCAATTTCGAACTGGACCGAATTAGATGTGTGGAGTTATATAGAAAAAGAGAATATTGAGATACCTTCAATATACTTTGCGCATAAGAGATCTATTTTCTGGAGAGATGGTTTGATTTGGTCAGCTGAGGATGATGTGGTGTATAGAGAAGAAGATGAGACCGTGGAAGAACAGGTGGTTCGTTTTAGAACTGTTGGAGATATGAGTTGTACCGCAGCAGTATTATCAGAAGCATATACGATTACAGATGTTGTGAGTGAAATTAGAAGTTCAAGAATATCTGAGCGAGGAGCGAGAATTGATGATAAACGTTCTGAAGCGGCCATGGAGAAAAGAAAAAAGCAGGGTTATTTTTAA
- a CDS encoding GTP-binding protein, whose amino-acid sequence MEVLKIATAGSVDDGKSTLIGRILYDTKSLTEDKLEAIQLSSARKGLDYLDFSLATDGLVAEREQGITIDVAHIYFSTPHRSYIIADTPGHIEYTRNMVTGASTSQASIILVDARNGVIEQTARHFYINNLLRIKNIIVAVNKMDLVDFSEDKFNQIKEDIKKLQSAGTYKNQQITFIPISALHGDNVVESSERISWYSGETLMDTLENMQAEDIYEKASARFPVQTVIRPKTEEYHDFRGYAGKLYGAHLSVGDAVQVLPSGTKSTVKEIHFFDDAYQKAKAGSSITITLVDDINVSRGDMIVKDGELPQVSKELKATVCWMDKSALRVGGKYHLQHGVHTVLAKIGGVQLLDGANFAKNDINDQTLTLNQIGEVQLKLNQPIYFDRFSDNKENGSFILIDAQTNTTAGVGFISG is encoded by the coding sequence ATGGAAGTATTAAAGATAGCTACTGCGGGTAGCGTAGATGATGGAAAAAGTACGTTGATCGGACGTATTTTATATGATACGAAATCGTTGACAGAGGATAAGCTGGAAGCCATTCAGCTAAGTAGTGCCCGAAAAGGTTTAGATTATTTAGATTTCTCATTGGCAACAGATGGGTTGGTAGCAGAAAGAGAACAGGGGATTACCATTGATGTGGCACATATCTATTTTTCAACGCCTCATAGAAGTTATATTATCGCTGATACACCAGGGCACATTGAGTATACTCGAAATATGGTGACGGGTGCTTCGACTTCTCAGGCTTCTATCATTTTGGTGGATGCTAGAAATGGAGTGATTGAGCAAACCGCAAGACACTTTTATATCAATAATTTACTTAGAATTAAGAATATAATTGTTGCGGTGAATAAAATGGATTTGGTAGATTTTTCAGAGGATAAATTCAATCAGATCAAAGAAGATATTAAGAAGCTGCAAAGTGCAGGTACGTATAAAAATCAACAAATTACTTTTATTCCAATAAGTGCTCTGCATGGAGATAATGTAGTGGAGTCTTCTGAAAGAATTTCATGGTATTCAGGAGAAACGTTGATGGACACTTTGGAAAATATGCAGGCAGAAGATATCTATGAGAAAGCTTCAGCAAGATTTCCAGTACAGACTGTGATTAGACCCAAAACGGAAGAATATCATGATTTCCGAGGATATGCAGGTAAACTATATGGAGCACATTTATCGGTAGGTGATGCTGTTCAGGTCTTACCTTCAGGTACAAAGTCTACAGTTAAGGAGATTCATTTTTTTGATGATGCGTATCAAAAGGCAAAAGCCGGAAGCTCGATTACCATCACTTTAGTGGATGATATTAATGTGAGTAGAGGTGATATGATAGTTAAAGATGGAGAGTTGCCTCAAGTGAGCAAAGAACTCAAAGCTACAGTGTGTTGGATGGATAAATCAGCGTTAAGAGTAGGAGGTAAATATCATCTTCAACATGGAGTACATACGGTATTAGCGAAAATAGGTGGAGTACAATTATTAGACGGAGCAAATTTTGCTAAGAATGATATTAATGATCAGACTTTGACATTAAACCAGATTGGAGAGGTCCAATTGAAGCTAAACCAACCGATATATTTTGATCGTTTTAGTGATAATAAAGAAAATGGTTCGTTTATTTTAATTGATGCGCAAACCAATACCACCGCTGGAGTAGGATTTATTAGTGGATAA
- a CDS encoding alpha/beta hydrolase has translation MKAQLFFATNRNHQGNDRWNPTGYGPKFSSDGHYNLRFGELTLDIDQKIVEKHLNKKFKSGREGDGESLANYLTKQARHAHIKAYEDQTGKTDQEITFDDNSSTRFFKGLKNYMDQTSDVLVYMHGFNVSWDEAVGAALAMEFMVNRNNSDEDTMIKVVLFSWPSDGSMMPFAAYKSDRSDARDSAQSIARGILKLRDFLYKIHRSSDQELQPCGQSISLLCHSMGNYVLQNALKKIIGYSNSRQMPRVFDNLFMCAPDVNDNVFEHDQPMAQIHELSNHISVYYNNGDTAMYISDFTKGNTQRLGHTGTARPQLIHNKIHQVDCSPIVKGLVEHSYYLWATVNDDITMTLRNVPFDAKSRERKKLANSREWQME, from the coding sequence ATGAAAGCACAATTATTTTTTGCAACAAATAGAAACCATCAGGGGAATGATAGGTGGAATCCAACGGGATATGGCCCAAAATTCAGTAGTGATGGACATTACAATTTGAGATTTGGAGAGTTGACATTAGATATAGATCAAAAGATTGTAGAAAAGCATTTGAACAAGAAATTCAAATCAGGAAGGGAAGGGGATGGAGAAAGTTTAGCTAATTATTTGACGAAACAAGCACGTCACGCTCATATTAAGGCTTACGAAGATCAAACCGGAAAAACAGATCAAGAAATTACATTTGATGATAATTCTTCTACACGTTTTTTCAAGGGTTTAAAAAACTACATGGATCAGACTTCGGATGTCCTGGTATATATGCATGGATTTAATGTGTCATGGGATGAGGCAGTAGGTGCAGCATTAGCTATGGAGTTTATGGTGAACCGTAACAATTCTGATGAGGATACAATGATCAAAGTAGTCTTGTTTTCCTGGCCATCAGATGGAAGTATGATGCCTTTTGCTGCGTACAAATCTGATAGAAGTGATGCACGGGATTCTGCGCAGTCCATTGCGAGAGGCATTTTAAAGTTGAGAGATTTTTTATATAAAATACATCGATCTTCAGATCAGGAATTACAACCATGTGGGCAATCCATTAGTTTATTGTGCCATTCCATGGGAAATTACGTATTACAGAATGCACTAAAGAAAATTATTGGATATTCTAACTCCAGACAAATGCCAAGAGTATTTGATAACCTCTTTATGTGTGCCCCGGATGTCAATGACAATGTTTTTGAACATGATCAACCAATGGCACAGATTCATGAATTGAGCAATCATATTAGCGTATATTATAATAATGGAGATACAGCAATGTATATCTCCGATTTTACTAAAGGAAATACCCAAAGATTAGGACACACAGGTACCGCACGACCACAACTCATACATAACAAAATACATCAAGTAGATTGTTCACCAATCGTAAAAGGACTGGTTGAGCATAGTTATTATTTATGGGCAACCGTGAATGATGATATTACCATGACCTTAAGAAATGTACCATTTGATGCGAAATCCAGAGAAAGAAAAAAGCTGGCGAATAGCAGAGAGTGGCAAATGGAATAA
- a CDS encoding class I SAM-dependent methyltransferase, producing MKLSEFTEEDLKELAKQLSQPTGDIGVKVANTMNETNISMTLNAIGHLDVQKGMQVLEIGHGNCRHLPEVLNQAEAIRYFGLEISDLMYAEAQEINIQFIKQGKAEYHLYDGQTIPFESDTFQRIFSVNTIYFWQNPVAFFKEIYRVLKLEGKVCICFVHKESMKTLPFTKWGFEFYDQDKIKNLIDQTQFEIEAIPGFEEQVTSKVGEKVSRRFNTLILRKR from the coding sequence ATGAAGTTATCTGAATTTACCGAAGAAGATTTAAAAGAATTAGCTAAACAATTAAGCCAGCCTACTGGAGATATTGGTGTGAAGGTAGCCAATACCATGAATGAAACCAATATATCCATGACATTAAATGCGATAGGTCATTTGGATGTACAAAAAGGCATGCAGGTTTTGGAGATTGGTCATGGAAATTGTCGACATTTGCCCGAAGTGCTTAACCAGGCAGAAGCAATCCGATATTTTGGATTGGAAATATCGGATTTAATGTATGCCGAAGCTCAGGAAATCAACATCCAATTTATAAAACAAGGGAAAGCGGAATATCATTTATACGATGGGCAAACGATTCCTTTTGAATCGGATACTTTCCAAAGAATATTCTCAGTGAATACGATATACTTTTGGCAGAACCCAGTGGCTTTCTTTAAAGAAATATATAGAGTATTAAAACTCGAAGGTAAGGTCTGCATTTGCTTTGTCCATAAAGAATCAATGAAGACGTTACCGTTTACCAAATGGGGGTTCGAGTTTTATGATCAGGACAAAATCAAAAATCTAATTGACCAAACGCAATTTGAGATTGAAGCGATTCCAGGTTTTGAAGAACAAGTAACTTCAAAAGTTGGTGAAAAGGTAAGTCGTAGATTTAATACTTTGATCTTAAGAAAGCGTTAG
- a CDS encoding DsbA family protein, whose product MTNQSKSYSCDVETGTCDTVVENHVEEIQIPQTKKVTLIYYTDPICSACWAIEPALKKFKLEYGDFVKVDYKMGGLLPGWEGFADKANGISKPSDVSHHWDEVGQNSGMSIDGDVWLQDPLSSSYPPSIAVKAMQKQSDVLALQFLRRIREMVFLEKKNITKEVHLIKAVTDCGGDSTQFLQDYHNPLTAQAFYTEIQDGRNLGVRGFPTFIFVDETGNGLKISGMSSYENYITALEKVYGETIEPKKIKLNELELLKKYSYMATREIAFVLSQSDHETEKNLEVLVSNGVIEKVPQKYGNFWKIMI is encoded by the coding sequence ATGACAAATCAATCTAAATCTTACAGCTGTGATGTAGAAACAGGTACCTGTGATACCGTAGTTGAAAATCACGTAGAAGAAATTCAAATTCCGCAAACAAAGAAAGTAACTCTGATCTATTACACTGATCCTATTTGCTCTGCCTGTTGGGCTATCGAACCAGCATTAAAGAAGTTCAAATTAGAATATGGTGACTTTGTAAAGGTTGACTATAAAATGGGAGGTTTATTACCAGGATGGGAAGGCTTTGCAGATAAAGCAAATGGTATATCCAAACCATCGGATGTATCGCATCACTGGGACGAAGTAGGTCAAAACTCGGGAATGAGTATTGACGGTGATGTTTGGTTACAAGATCCTCTATCCTCTTCTTATCCTCCGTCCATTGCCGTAAAAGCCATGCAAAAACAAAGTGATGTATTGGCTTTACAATTTTTAAGAAGAATACGTGAAATGGTTTTTCTAGAGAAAAAAAATATCACCAAAGAAGTACACCTCATTAAAGCTGTAACCGATTGTGGTGGGGATTCTACACAATTTTTACAGGATTATCATAATCCATTAACAGCACAGGCCTTTTATACCGAAATTCAGGATGGTAGAAACCTTGGTGTACGTGGTTTTCCAACATTTATTTTTGTTGATGAAACAGGGAACGGGCTCAAAATTTCAGGCATGTCGTCTTACGAAAATTACATCACTGCACTTGAAAAAGTTTATGGAGAGACCATTGAACCTAAAAAAATCAAATTAAACGAACTGGAACTATTGAAGAAATATAGTTATATGGCTACAAGGGAAATTGCTTTTGTATTGTCTCAATCTGATCATGAAACTGAAAAAAACTTAGAAGTACTGGTTTCAAATGGGGTTATCGAAAAAGTCCCCCAGAAATACGGCAACTTTTGGAAAATTATGATCTAA
- a CDS encoding helix-turn-helix transcriptional regulator: MIKNKCPMREILKVIGGKWKPLILQELNGDIKRFGEFQRSIPEITKQMLTKSLRELESEGIVHRKVYPVVPPKVEYSLTESGKSLIPILELMATWGQDRLSQKSN, from the coding sequence ATGATTAAAAATAAATGTCCAATGCGTGAAATTCTTAAGGTGATAGGTGGAAAATGGAAACCACTTATTCTTCAGGAATTGAATGGAGATATCAAGCGTTTTGGAGAATTTCAAAGGTCGATCCCGGAGATCACCAAGCAAATGCTCACCAAAAGTTTACGTGAGCTGGAAAGTGAGGGGATTGTGCATAGAAAAGTATATCCGGTGGTTCCACCGAAGGTAGAATACTCGTTAACAGAATCAGGCAAGTCATTAATTCCAATTTTAGAATTGATGGCTACATGGGGGCAGGATAGATTGTCTCAAAAATCAAATTAG
- a CDS encoding nuclear transport factor 2 family protein — translation MENQNIEIIKDLYKHFAAGNGAEIAAIFAENIEWVQMKGFPGGGHFIGFNDIANNVFKGFGKNWTDWKASVDEFVDAGADVFVFGKYSGTYKDTGKFMEAEFVHRYTLMDGKVERFKQYTDTKLVADAVSS, via the coding sequence ATGGAGAATCAAAACATTGAAATAATAAAGGATTTATATAAACATTTTGCGGCAGGAAATGGAGCAGAAATAGCCGCTATATTCGCTGAGAATATTGAATGGGTTCAAATGAAGGGCTTTCCGGGAGGAGGTCATTTTATTGGATTTAATGATATTGCAAATAATGTATTTAAGGGTTTTGGAAAAAACTGGACGGATTGGAAAGCATCAGTAGATGAGTTTGTTGATGCAGGAGCAGATGTATTTGTATTTGGTAAATATTCGGGAACATATAAGGATACTGGTAAATTTATGGAAGCTGAATTCGTTCATCGATATACCCTCATGGACGGGAAAGTGGAAAGGTTTAAGCAATATACTGATACAAAATTGGTTGCAGACGCAGTAAGCAGTTAA
- a CDS encoding GNAT family N-acetyltransferase, with protein MIELQEFTPLDFDTFISWINNEKELFQFAGPIFTFPLTREQLENYLKMDDLVPFKVVWKETNEVIGHCELNYQKGHYRLSRILIGDKSFRGQKIGEQIVFKMAEKFFDDPKVDKVDLNVFDWNLAAIKCYENAGFKINPFYIRTMRVTGDTWVRLNMDLTRERWNSLKSNS; from the coding sequence ATGATAGAATTACAAGAATTTACACCCTTAGATTTTGACACTTTTATATCCTGGATTAATAACGAGAAAGAGTTGTTTCAATTTGCCGGACCTATTTTTACTTTTCCATTGACGAGAGAACAATTAGAGAATTATCTGAAGATGGATGATTTGGTTCCTTTTAAAGTGGTATGGAAAGAAACGAATGAAGTTATAGGGCATTGCGAATTAAACTATCAGAAAGGACATTATAGGTTATCCAGAATTTTGATCGGTGATAAATCGTTTAGGGGGCAAAAAATCGGTGAGCAAATTGTGTTTAAAATGGCCGAGAAGTTTTTTGATGACCCAAAAGTCGATAAGGTTGATTTAAATGTTTTTGATTGGAATTTAGCAGCCATTAAATGTTATGAAAATGCGGGGTTTAAGATAAACCCGTTTTATATACGAACGATGCGTGTGACAGGAGATACGTGGGTTAGACTCAATATGGATCTTACTAGAGAAAGATGGAATTCATTAAAAAGCAATTCTTAA